The DNA sequence GATGCTCGGCCAGGCGCAGCGTCAATGCCACGATGGTCAGCGTCGGATTGGCATGCCCGGCGGTGGCAAACACCGAACTGCCGCCCACGAACAGGTTGGCAAGCCCGTGCACCCTGCAGTTGCGGTCCACCACACCTTCCCGCACATCGTCACTCATGCGCGTCGTGCCCATATGGTGCGAGGCGTCGGTGAACTGGAGTTCCGCCGCGCTTTCCGGGCTGGTCTCCATGGCCCGATGCCGCATTCCTCCACCGAGCTGCCGATCAACTGGTGCAAATGACGAACACTGTGGCGCTCCGCTTCGCCGACCCGCCAGTCCAGCCTCAGCATGTTCATGCCGAGGGCGTCACGCTTGTCGCTCAGCATCACCCTGCTGTCGCGATCGGGCACCTGCTCGCAGAAATTGATCAGCGTCAGGTGGCCAACCGAGCGGTTCTTGCGCACCTTTCTCTTGAGCATCGCATAGGGCCGATACAGGAAGTGGGGCATGATTTCCTTTGGCGTAAGAAGATAGATGAGGTCGCGCGCGCCGCTGGTGTCGATCCGGGACAGACTCGTGCGCTTACCCGCATAACCGTGGCGCAACAGGACTTTCATCACGTTGATCGAGCGCCCGTACTGCTTCTCGGCCATTTCCGAAAGCGCGGGCTCCAGGCTGACATAGCTGTTGAGCACCCGGGCCTTGCGCTGCTCCTGTTCGGACAGGGCGATGCCCAGCTGGAACTTGCCGTCAGCCAGCGGGATGCCGGTCAGGCACGGCAGGCTGACCGAATCATTGACGCGAATGCGCCCGTGGATCGCCCGCGGGTGATCAAGAAAATAGCGCCCGACCACGTCGTGCTGATTGCCCAGCCCCTGCGGGTGCTGGCGGCGCGAGACCAGCAGCAGCCGTGCATTTTCCAGGCCGCCGCTGGCAAGAACAAAAGTACGCGCGCGTGCCGTGAGCTGCTTTCCCTCGAGCGTGCGTACCGCCAGGTGCTCGACCGCGCACCCATCCGGCGTCGGAACGATCTCGGTCACATTGGCGTTGAGATAGACATCGATACTGCGGCTCCTGCGCAGCGCGGTCTTGTTGACCTTGCCGAAGCGCATGGGCTTGATGCCCCAGAGCGCGACGGTCGGATCCAGTTCCTCGGCGACGAACAGCTGTTTTTCCCTGGGTTCGATATGCGGAACCGAGTCAACGGCGGTAAAACGGCTGAAGGCCGGCACCCCGAGCACTCTTTCGGCGTGCTGGTAATAGGGTTCGAGCTCTTCATAACTCAAGGGCCAGCCGCTGTTCGGAACCCAGTCGCGTTTGAGGAAATCGATGCGGCTCATGCGCATGTTGCGCCCGGCCCACAGGTTGCAGCTGCCGCCGAAATAGCGCGCCCGCGACATGAAATTCTCGCGGATCGGGTAGCCCTCGTTCTGCAGATCGTAGAGCGACTGCACCTTCTCGTCCGGATGGTAATCACCGCTCTCCAGCAGGCAGATGCGCAAGCCCGATTCCTCTAGGGCGCGCGCCAGCGTGATGCCGGCCGCGCCGGCACCGACGATGCAGATATCGGCATCGAGCGTGGCGCCGTCGGCAAGCTGATTTGCCCGGATGATAGCCATGAACCGCCTCCGGACTCAGGCAGTCTTGCGATCGATGCGCCTGATGAGCTTGTCGACTTCGGAGGGCTGATAGGAGGCCGCGGCGATCATCTCGCCCAGCAGGCCGAAGATCAGCATCTGGATTCCGACGATGATCATCAATGTTCCCAGCATCAGCAGCGGGCGATCACCGATCCCCTTGCCCATGAACCAGAGAACCGCGAGGTAGCAGTTGACGAAGAAGCCGAGGGATCCGATAAGCGCACCTATGGGCCCGAAAAGATGCAGCGGGCGTTTGCGAAACGTCACCAGGAACAGGATCGTGAACAAATCGAGCGGGCCGCGGATAAAACGCTCGAGCCCGTACTTGGATTTGCCGTACTGGCGTGCCCGGTGCGAAACGGCGATCTCGCCGACGCGAAAGCCCTTCGCGTGCACGACCACCGGGATATAGCGGTACAACTCGCCGTAGACATCGAGGCCTTCGATCGTCTCGCGGCGATAGCACTTGAAGCCGCAATTGAAGTCGCGCAGATACAGCCCGCTGGAGCGCGAGGTCACGTAGTTGAACAGCTTCGACGGGATGGTCTTGCTGATCGGATCCTTGCGATTCTCTTTCCAGCCGGATACGAGATCAAAGCCCTGGTCCAGGGTTTCAAGGAAACGGGGTATTTCCTTGGGATCGTCCTGCAGATCGGCGTCCATGGTGAATATGATTTCGCCGCGCGCCACCTTGAAGCCCGCCTGCAGCGCGGTCGCCTTGCCAAAACAGCGGCGCATCTCGACCAGGATCACGGCCGGATCTTTCGCCGCGAGTTCACGGCAGAACTCCGTCGTGCCGTCGGTACTGCCATCATCGACAACGATGATTTCATAGGATTTGCCGAGCGCGGCAAATACATCGGTCAATTCCTGGTGCAGGTGCGGAATGCTGTCCCGCTCGTTGAGTGCCGGGATGACCACGGAGATATCTGGATTTGTCATTTACGCCTCGAAAGCTCTTGACCCGCACATGTTATAGCGCATCAACCTGCCCTTGTAATGTTTTACCCTGCGAACAAAGCCACTCACTGCGAACCTGGCGACGGCGATTCCTGCTCGTTGCGCGCCAGCCATTGCGCGACCTGTTCCGCAATCAGCCGGTAACCCAGCGCATTCGGATGGCCGTCCGTGGGGAAAAACAGCATGTTCCCGGCCTCGGCGCTGGCCTGGAAAGCCGGTATCAGTTGCAGGGTGGCGATATTGCGCTGCTCCAGCGCGGCACCGATCGCGACGGATGGGTGCGAAGGCGAACCCCCGGTGAACGGAAGATAGATGACTTCCTTGCCGGGTTCGAATACCACGAGCAGTTGGCCGCCATCGGCCTCAACGAGGCGCTGCAATTGCACCATGGAATCCATGACCAGCGTGAACACCGGGTTGCCGGGTTTGGCGTTGGCCGTCAATTGCTCCAGATATCCCGCATCCAGCCGGATGATTTCTTCGCCATCCCAGTCCAGCATCTCCGGGGCACTGGCCGGATGCCGGGTCAACGCCTTGACGCCGATCCCCAGCAATTGCACCAGGTACAAATGCTTCTTTGCCGCATACTCCATGCGCCCGAGGAAATGCTCCAGGTCTGCCGCCTTCGGACGCCCGTAGTCGCGCCATTCCAGGTAATTTCCGCCCACGCCCGAGCGCTGCCATTGCTCGAATTGCTCCGCGTCCCAGAAGTCGTTGGCTGCAAAAAACCCCAGCACCACGATCCTGGGCTTGAGCGCACGCCCGAAGGTCTGGTAAATGCGCAGATACTGTTGCGGCGAGGCGCCGATCAACCCGAGATTCACCACAGACTTGCCGGAAAGGCGGGCCAGTATCTGGGGCCATGCCTGCTCGATATCGACACCATAGCCAAATACCAGGGAGTCGCCGATAACGACGATATCCGCCTGCGAAGGCAACGGGCCCTTGTTGTGAAAGCCCAGCTCGTCGAGTTGATAGTGCTGGCTGAAGTCGCTTGTGCGAATCACCCCGGAACTGTCGGGCGCCTTCACATTGCCGATGAGCGGATGGGCAATGCCGCGGTCGTTCGCCGCGGTGCTGATCGCCAGCGGAAGCAGGGATGGGAACAAATGAAAAAGCAGCTCTGCCAGAGCGAGCGTCAGCAGCACGCTGGCAACGGTCAAAAAGCAGCCTTGAACGATTCCTTTCATGTCTTTACCAGCAGATGAAATGCAATATCAGCGAGCGAATTCACGCTTGAAACCATTGGCCCGGGCGGCATCCTCGCGCAAGCGATGAACGCCTCGGCATGGGCGGACGAAGCGGGCGGCAGGGGCACCCGAAACCAGACAAATTCAATACATTGGAACTATAGCCCATTATGCCGACAGATCCCGGCAAAAAACGTTGCCGATGGCCGAGCGATACGAGCCTGCGTGGAATAGTCCACTGCAACCAGCCCAAATCGCGGCTCCGTGCCCATGCTCCACTCGAAATTGTCCAGCAGACTCCAGTGAAGATATCCGAGCACCTGGAGTCCATTGTCGAGCGCATTGGCAAGCACCTCGATGTGATCGTGCAAAAAACGGCATCGCAGCTCGTCGTCCCCGGTTGCAATACCGTTTTCGGTGATGAAAAGCGGCAGGCCCATGGCCGAATAGCGCTGCAGCACAGCGGCGAGCCCGCGCGGATAGATTTCCCAGCCCATGGAACTTCTCGGTCCGCCATCGGCATGATGTTCCAGCTTGCAGCTGCGCCCCAGCAACGCGCTCGGCCCCCCGCTCTCGAAGCGCACGCAACATCGGGTGTAGTAATTCAGCCCCACGAAATCGAGCTTGCGTCGCGACGAGCCCCTGGCCGCCAACCCGATCAATCCAAAAAACACCCGGTTGAATGCGATATCGCGAATCCGTGCCGCCATTCGATCCAGAAATCGCCCGGGATCGCAGGGTTCCATCCACAAGGCGTTGTGAGCGAACCCTGTCTTCGCATCCGGTTGCAACCGTTTTATGACATCGAACGCGGCGACGTGAGCCCTGGCCAGGTTGCGCAGCACCCTGCCCGCCTTCAGCCAGGACCTGAGTTGCAGTGGCGGCCATTCGCCATTGATGTAGGACTGCAGAACGTACACCGTGGGTTCGTTGATGGTCAGCCAGTATCCGACCGCTTCACCGATTTGTTGCACCACGTACGCCACAAAGCGGGCGAAGATTCTTGCGCTGTCGGCGCATTCCCAGCCCCCTCGGCGCAGAAACCAGGCAGGCAGCGTGAAATGATGAAGCGTGACAACGGGCTCGATGCCACGCGCCTTCAGCGCCCTGATGACGCGCCCATAATGTTCGATCGCAGCGGGATTCCACTGCCCGTCTTCCGGCTCGATGCGACTCCATTCAAGCGACAGGCGGTGACAGTTGTGCCCCAATGAGCGGGCCAGGTCGAAGTCCTGCTCGTAGAGTTCGTAGTGCCGGCAGCAGTCCCCGGAGGCAAAGGGCAAGCGCCCCGAACTCTCGTACTCCCACCAGTCATTCCAGCGGTTGCCGCCCTCCACCTGGTGACTGGCAGTGGCCGCACCCCACAGAAAACCTGCAGGAAAACGTCTTCGCCGGTTAGCGGAATCATCTGCAGCAGCGGACACCCGATCGTCCATGGTCGAGCGGCTCACGCCTATTTCCACACCGCCAGCGGCTTGAGATCCTTTGCGCCAAGCTCCTTCATCAGCGCCAGCACACCCCCATAAAGCAGCATCAGCACAGACAGTTTGACTATCAACCACATTCCCGACGCATCGAACCGGGTACTGATTGCCGCAACCACGACGGTGGCGATCGTGGCGCGCACGAATGTCAGCAGTTTCATCGGGGCGCCGAACCGGTAATGGATCCAGAACAGCGATGCCGCCGTACCGATTCCCAGGGTCAGCACAAACGCGATGGCGGCGCCCACCGCTCCATATGGGGGTATGAGCAGCTCTCCGAGGACAAAGGAAACCGGTAGCAACCCGATCAGGCCAACCGTGACCTGGTAATATTTTCCGGCCGCGATCATCGTGTGCAGCAGTGTATCCAGCAGGGAAAACAGACAGAAAGCCGTGAGCAACAGGGCCAGGAACTGGCCGCCGTCCGCATAGCTTTCGGAGAATACGAAAACCATGATGGGCGTTGCATCGATTGCACCAAGCACGCACACGGGAAGCAGCAGCACATAGACGAAGCGGCAGGCCGCCTGGATGTTGCGCAGTGCCTGCGCGGCGTCCTGGCGAGCAAGAGCAAGCGAAACCGATGCCAGCACGACGCCGGTCAGGACAAAGGGTACGACGGTCGGCAGACGAGCCAGGTTCAAGGCTGCCACGTAAAACCCGATGGTCTCATTCGAGACATGGGATAGCCCCTTCAGCGACCACAGGTGCATCCATAGCAGCAGTTGCATGGTTCCACCGAATATCCCGATCGGAATCGCAATTTCGATGATCGTCCTGCGCATTGGACCGGCAGGAAAAGCGATGGATATCGGGTACTTCACAAAGGCATAGAAGAGCGCGGCCACCGTGGCCAGCACATTCACGATCAGCGCGGCTTCGACCGACATGCCCAGCAGAAGCAAGGAGGCAATACCGGCAAGTTTGGCAATGCTGTAGACAACCAGCGTCTTGCTCAGCGTGCCCAGCAGCAGATGCCCCTGCAGGATTCCCTGGTAGGCGAGATAAAGACCGTTGAACGGCAGATCCAGCACCGCGACACGAAACAGCCAGGCGCCGTTGTCCCCGAGCTCGAAGAAATCGGCGACGAATGGTGCGAGTATCCAGCACAGGGCAAAAAGTACCAGCGAAACGATCAGCAGCATCGCAGATGCCAGCTGCACCACTACTTTAGGGTCGCTCGCCTCGGGTATCAACTTGGTTACGGCTCGTCGAATGCCCATGTCGCCCGCGACTTCCAGCCACAACAGCAGGGACATGACCATCCCGTAGACGCCGTATTCGACCGGACCCAGTCCACGCGCCAGGATCACGGCTATCAGATAGCCGCTGACCATGAACAGGCCACGCCCGATCAACAGTTGCACGGTGCCTCGCGCCGTCTCCAGACCCTCGGCGTGCGCCGTATCCTCCTGCCGGCTCAAATGCCCAGACTCATCAGATGCTCCCGGACGGCAACAACGGTTTCTCCACGCATATTCAGTCTTCCCCAGATTTCCAGCGCCAACAGACTGAACATGCCATCGACATTGTCCGTCCACCGCGATACGAGTTGATTCAGGCCGCGATTGTTCAACTGGAGCTGCTCGACGCAATAGCCGTCCTTGAAAAACTTCGGCTGCACCAGCGGGGTCATATAGTCCTGCAACGGCAGCGGGAACCCGAGCTTCTTGCGATACACGATGCTTCGTGGCAGATGCTGCACCGCGATCTCCTTCAGCAACCACTTGTCGTGCTTGCCGTGCAGGCGAGCGGACAGCGGCAGGTTGACGACGGTATCAACCAGCCGGTGATCAAGAAACGGCACCCGGCACTCGACCGAGGCGCCCATGCTCATGCGATCGAGCCGGCGCAGCAGTGGGGCCAGGTAATTGGTCATGTCGGCCAGCATGCCACCGAGCATGCCACGATCCACCTCGTTGCCGACGAAGTCATACGCACTGGTGCAGCGCTCCCGCAATTCCATGCGCGAGAACTTGTCGATGAACGAGGTCGTGTGCGACACCAGACCTTCGTAACCGGTAAATTCCGCGATCGCCACGTTCTCGGCGGCATAGCCCGCCATCACGATCAGGCGGCGCAGCCTGGCGGGCAGATAACCGACAAGTCTTTGCAGGCTGCGGTATTGGCCATAGCGGCGATAGCGATGTGCATAGCCTCCGAACAGTTCATCGGCTGCCTCGCCCGACAGCAGCACCTTGACGCCGTGGGAGCGGGCAAATTCCGATATCAGGAGGAAATACACCGAGTTCGGATGGGTCAGCGGGTAATCGCTGTAATAGATCGCGCGCACCAGGTTGTCACGAAAACTCTGCCCGTCGGCCTGCAGGGTGAGGAGCCGGATGCCGAGCGAATCGGTCACCTGCTTCGCGAAACGGCTCTCGTCCTGGGCACCCGCGCCGGTAACCGAAACATTGAAAGCCAACAGGTCCTTGCGCCCGCGGGCCGCCACCGCGGTGATGAGGCTGGAATCAATGCCACCGCTGCACAGGGTGCCAACCGGAACATCACTGACCAGGCGATCCTCGACACCGGTGAGGACCAGGGCCTCGATCTCGCGCCGCAGCGCATCCGGCGCCAGTCGATCCAGACGTTCGTATTCCTGCCGCGTGACATGCGACTCGAGTGAATAATAAGGACGCGAAGCGGACACCACCCCATCGCGAATTTCCATCAGGTGGCCCGCCGGCACCGAACTGAAGCCCGAGTACAGGGTATCGGTCGGACCGAAATCGATGTTGCGGTAAAGCGACCATTCCATCAACTGCTGCCAGTTGACCTGGCACTGACCGGACACCGCCACCAGCGACTTGAGCTCCGAGGCAAACAGCAGGTGCGATCCCTGCTGCGTGTAGTACAGCGGCTTCTTGCCAAAGCGATCGCGCACCAGCACCAGGCTTTGGTCCTGTGGCTTGTAGATTGCGAAGGCAAACATGCCGACGAAGCGATCGAGACACTGCTCGCCCCACTCCAGCCATGCGTGCAGCACCACTTCGGTGTCCGTTCTGGAGTGCAGGCCGTGACCGCGCGCGATCAACTCTTCGCGGATTCCGGCGAAGTTGTAGATTTCGCCGTTGAACACGATCCACGCCCCGGATTCGGGATCGTGCATCGGCATGTGCCCGGCCGCGCTGAGGTCAATGATGCTCAATCGGTTGGAACCGATCGTCACCCGCCCCATCGATTCGGTTCCGGTGTCATCCGGTCCGCGGTGGGTCTGGATCGCGCACATTTTCGCGACGATATCAGTGTGCCCGTCTTCACAGTTCGCGACGAAACAATACAGTCCGGCTATACCGCACATCTGATCACGACCTTGTGGGTTCTGGAGTCATGTTGAAACAGTTCTTCACGCCCGGCTTGCCAGCCACGGCGTGCTCATATCGCTCGAAGCCTGACCGGTTGCGCGCAGTTGCAGGCAGGGGCATATCTACGCCTTGGGACGGGCAAGCGCCCCAACCACCTTGCCATCCATATGCCCTGGTACCTCGACTCCGAAATGCGCCAGGATGCTGGGCGCCAGATCGAGAATGCTGGCGCCTTCGAGCACGCTTCCGGGTTCGACCGAGGTCCCGAGAGCCGCAATGAAGGCATTGCCGCGGTGGTTGCCGCTGTAATACGGCGTGACCGCATAGCCGGGCAACGGGGTGCTGACGGTTCCATGCGCAGACGTCGCCAGCTGCGTCATCACCTTTGCTTCCGGGTCCCAGTTGATGATCACGTCGGGCATGCTGCCACAGCAGGGCCCCGAGTACAGATCAACCGTCTTGTGAACGTGCGTCGCCGCCAGCTTGTCATTGACCGGGTTGGTCATGTGCGTGGCCACATCGACCAGCGAGTCGCAGATCGCATCGTACTCGGTGGCTTTATCGACGATGCCCTCGGGCTCGCGTCCTTTGAGGTTGAGACGGATATAACCTTCATTTGCATTTTCGATGACGAAGGCCCGCGTCGTCGCCCAATTGATATCCGCCGTCTTCCAGTGCAGGCTCAGGCGCTCATTGACCGAGCGCGGCAGA is a window from the Gammaproteobacteria bacterium genome containing:
- a CDS encoding GMC family oxidoreductase, with protein sequence MRHRAMETSPESAAELQFTDASHHMGTTRMSDDVREGVVDRNCRVHGLANLFVGGSSVFATAGHANPTLTIVALTLRLAEH
- a CDS encoding GMC family oxidoreductase, producing MAIIRANQLADGATLDADICIVGAGAAGITLARALEESGLRICLLESGDYHPDEKVQSLYDLQNEGYPIRENFMSRARYFGGSCNLWAGRNMRMSRIDFLKRDWVPNSGWPLSYEELEPYYQHAERVLGVPAFSRFTAVDSVPHIEPREKQLFVAEELDPTVALWGIKPMRFGKVNKTALRRSRSIDVYLNANVTEIVPTPDGCAVEHLAVRTLEGKQLTARARTFVLASGGLENARLLLVSRRQHPQGLGNQHDVVGRYFLDHPRAIHGRIRVNDSVSLPCLTGIPLADGKFQLGIALSEQEQRKARVLNSYVSLEPALSEMAEKQYGRSINVMKVLLRHGYAGKRTSLSRIDTSGARDLIYLLTPKEIMPHFLYRPYAMLKRKVRKNRSVGHLTLINFCEQVPDRDSRVMLSDKRDALGMNMLRLDWRVGEAERHSVRHLHQLIGSSVEECGIGPWRPARKARRNSSSPTPRTIWARRA
- a CDS encoding glycosyltransferase family 2 protein → MTNPDISVVIPALNERDSIPHLHQELTDVFAALGKSYEIIVVDDGSTDGTTEFCRELAAKDPAVILVEMRRCFGKATALQAGFKVARGEIIFTMDADLQDDPKEIPRFLETLDQGFDLVSGWKENRKDPISKTIPSKLFNYVTSRSSGLYLRDFNCGFKCYRRETIEGLDVYGELYRYIPVVVHAKGFRVGEIAVSHRARQYGKSKYGLERFIRGPLDLFTILFLVTFRKRPLHLFGPIGALIGSLGFFVNCYLAVLWFMGKGIGDRPLLMLGTLMIIVGIQMLIFGLLGEMIAAASYQPSEVDKLIRRIDRKTA
- a CDS encoding glycoside hydrolase family 1 protein, yielding MSRSTMDDRVSAAADDSANRRRRFPAGFLWGAATASHQVEGGNRWNDWWEYESSGRLPFASGDCCRHYELYEQDFDLARSLGHNCHRLSLEWSRIEPEDGQWNPAAIEHYGRVIRALKARGIEPVVTLHHFTLPAWFLRRGGWECADSARIFARFVAYVVQQIGEAVGYWLTINEPTVYVLQSYINGEWPPLQLRSWLKAGRVLRNLARAHVAAFDVIKRLQPDAKTGFAHNALWMEPCDPGRFLDRMAARIRDIAFNRVFFGLIGLAARGSSRRKLDFVGLNYYTRCCVRFESGGPSALLGRSCKLEHHADGGPRSSMGWEIYPRGLAAVLQRYSAMGLPLFITENGIATGDDELRCRFLHDHIEVLANALDNGLQVLGYLHWSLLDNFEWSMGTEPRFGLVAVDYSTQARIARPSATFFAGICRHNGL
- a CDS encoding oligosaccharide flippase family protein produces the protein MSRQEDTAHAEGLETARGTVQLLIGRGLFMVSGYLIAVILARGLGPVEYGVYGMVMSLLLWLEVAGDMGIRRAVTKLIPEASDPKVVVQLASAMLLIVSLVLFALCWILAPFVADFFELGDNGAWLFRVAVLDLPFNGLYLAYQGILQGHLLLGTLSKTLVVYSIAKLAGIASLLLLGMSVEAALIVNVLATVAALFYAFVKYPISIAFPAGPMRRTIIEIAIPIGIFGGTMQLLLWMHLWSLKGLSHVSNETIGFYVAALNLARLPTVVPFVLTGVVLASVSLALARQDAAQALRNIQAACRFVYVLLLPVCVLGAIDATPIMVFVFSESYADGGQFLALLLTAFCLFSLLDTLLHTMIAAGKYYQVTVGLIGLLPVSFVLGELLIPPYGAVGAAIAFVLTLGIGTAASLFWIHYRFGAPMKLLTFVRATIATVVVAAISTRFDASGMWLIVKLSVLMLLYGGVLALMKELGAKDLKPLAVWK
- the asnB gene encoding asparagine synthase (glutamine-hydrolyzing), with protein sequence MCGIAGLYCFVANCEDGHTDIVAKMCAIQTHRGPDDTGTESMGRVTIGSNRLSIIDLSAAGHMPMHDPESGAWIVFNGEIYNFAGIREELIARGHGLHSRTDTEVVLHAWLEWGEQCLDRFVGMFAFAIYKPQDQSLVLVRDRFGKKPLYYTQQGSHLLFASELKSLVAVSGQCQVNWQQLMEWSLYRNIDFGPTDTLYSGFSSVPAGHLMEIRDGVVSASRPYYSLESHVTRQEYERLDRLAPDALRREIEALVLTGVEDRLVSDVPVGTLCSGGIDSSLITAVAARGRKDLLAFNVSVTGAGAQDESRFAKQVTDSLGIRLLTLQADGQSFRDNLVRAIYYSDYPLTHPNSVYFLLISEFARSHGVKVLLSGEAADELFGGYAHRYRRYGQYRSLQRLVGYLPARLRRLIVMAGYAAENVAIAEFTGYEGLVSHTTSFIDKFSRMELRERCTSAYDFVGNEVDRGMLGGMLADMTNYLAPLLRRLDRMSMGASVECRVPFLDHRLVDTVVNLPLSARLHGKHDKWLLKEIAVQHLPRSIVYRKKLGFPLPLQDYMTPLVQPKFFKDGYCVEQLQLNNRGLNQLVSRWTDNVDGMFSLLALEIWGRLNMRGETVVAVREHLMSLGI